The Anastrepha ludens isolate Willacy chromosome 2, idAnaLude1.1, whole genome shotgun sequence genome contains a region encoding:
- the LOC128856002 gene encoding GTP-binding protein 2 isoform X2 → MEPQIVTARGIDDQESMDCGLLSLFDPDEGIHDIDKTNNNRPTRRSEAKNRKSVGKSKVSSHKKGSDCGSGSSSEGELDMQNNKIIIDFDRGILPPEPQLGNIEYKLKLISPSKHRFEHLVTQMKWRLREGNGEAVYEIGVSDSGHLHGLNEKDMNASLSTLKQMAQKLGASTSVLRRKYVATRRSVAEVLVRKIPDDQHNIEIRVAVLGGAEAGKSTLLGVLTQGEFDNGRGLARLIMFRHMHEIQSGRTSSISHETLGFDSEGTIINYKYNEMMTAEEISDRSTKLVTFMDLAGHRRYMRTTVQALLGYSPHYAMLVVSAGSGCTGTSKEHLSIVRALDMPFFIVVTKTDITSPDQTVQELRQLLTSVGCRKVPFIITNADEAISAASNQVSENVVPIFCVSNVTGAGLNLVTKFLYVLSPSISNLEKERLEQESSEFHIDEIFRVTEVGPVVGGLLVKGVLTENMQMKIGPLPDGSFHSVNVHTIHRNKAPCRVVRAGQSASLSFTPNQYLPQLRSGMALLADTGDPDDEPFGTLLFQAEVSVLFHATAIYVGFQTTIHIGSIRQTAIIRAIEEREKMGTNDSASVLFQFFGHPEYVRPGMRMLFREGTSKGIGVVTKVFPLNKSAG, encoded by the exons ATGGAACCTCAAATCGTTACTGCAAGAGGCATAGATGACCAAGAG AGCATGGATTGTGGACTCTTAAGTCTCTTCGATCCCGATGAGGGAATTCATGATATcgacaaaacaaataacaaccgTCCAACTCGGAGAAGTGAAGCAAAAAATCGCAAGTCCGTGGGAAAATCAAAAGTAAGCTCACATAAAAAGGGCAGTGATTGCGGGAGTGGCAGTAGCAGCGAAGGAGAATTAGATATGCagaataacaaaattattattgatttCGATCGTGGTATTTTGCCACCCGAACCGCAATTAGGAAATATTGAGTACAAACTAAAACTAATCAGTCCATCTAAGCATCGCTTTGAACACCTTGTTACACAAATGAAATGGAGACTTCGGGAAGGTAATGGTGAAGCAGTTTACGAAATAGGCGTATCTGACTCCGGGCATCTACACGGACTTAACGAAAAGGATATGAACGCTTCACTGAGCACACTTAAACAAATGGCCCAAAAGTTAGGCGCCAGTACCTCAGTTTTACGACGAAAGTATGTTGCTACACGTCGATCGGTGGCTGAGGTTTTAGTTCGCAAAATACCTGACGATCAACATAATATTGAGATTCGAGTTGCAGTGCTGGGTGGCGCCGAGGCTGGCAAATCCACACTGCTAGGTGTGCTTACACagggcgaatttgacaatggGCGTGGCTTGGCTCGGCTTATTATGTTTAGACATATGCACGAAATTCAATCGGGTCGCACTTCAAGCATATCACACGAGACTCTTGGATTCGATTCGGAG GGTACAATTATCAACTACAAATACAATGAAATGATGACAGCCGAGGAAATTAGCGATCGCTCTACAAAGTTGGTCACATTTATGGATTTGGCAGGTCATAGACGCTATATGCGAACAACAGTGCAGGCACTATTAGGCTATTCACCCCACTACGCTATGTTGGTCGTATCTGCTGGAAGCGGATGTACCGGCACTAGCAAGGAACATCTCTCTATTGTCCGCGCTTTGGATATGCCCTTCTTTATCGTGGTCACCAAGACGGATATTACTAGTCCGGATCAAACAGTGCAGGAGCTGCGCCAACTTCTTACTTCGGTAGGATGCCGAAAGGTGCCATTTATAATTACAAATGCAGATGAAGCTATCTCGGCAGCATCAAATCAGGTCTCGGAAAACGTTGTACCGATATTTTGCGTTTCAAACGTTACTGGTGCTGGACTCAATCTTGTTACAAAATTTCTCTACGTTCTATCGCCGAGTATAAGTAATCTTGAAAAAGAGCGTTTAGAACAAGAGTCGAGTGAATTTCACATAGACGAAATTTTTCGAGTAACCGAAGTTGGTCCTGTAGTTGGTGGCTTGCTAGTAAAAGGCGTGCTCACAGAAAATATGCAGATGAAAATTGGTCCCTTGCCAGACGGAAGCTTTCATTCCGTTAATGTACATACAATTCATCGAAACAAGGCACCGTGCCGTGTAGTGCGTGCGGGCCAAAGCGCTTCTCTATCTTTCACTCCCAATCAGTATCTTCCTCAGCTTAGAAGTGGTATGGCACTGTTGGCCGATACTGGTGATCCTGACGACGAACCATTCGGCACACTTTTATTCCAG GCTGAAGTGTCCGTCCTGTTTCATGCGACCGCAATTTACGTAGGTTTCCAGACCACTATACATATAGGCAGTATTCGTCAAACAGCAATTATACGAGCGATCGAAGAGCGTGAAAAGATGGGCACCAATGACAGCGCTTCAGTTTTGTTCCAATTCTTTGGACATCCTGAATATGTACGACCAGGCATGCGTATGCTATTTCGCGAGGGCACAAGTAAAGGAATTGGTGTAGTAACGAAAGTATTTCCTCTCAACAAATCCGCCGGGTAA
- the LOC128856002 gene encoding GTP-binding protein 2 isoform X3: protein MKKFRKSMDCGLLSLFDPDEGIHDIDKTNNNRPTRRSEAKNRKSVGKSKVSSHKKGSDCGSGSSSEGELDMQNNKIIIDFDRGILPPEPQLGNIEYKLKLISPSKHRFEHLVTQMKWRLREGNGEAVYEIGVSDSGHLHGLNEKDMNASLSTLKQMAQKLGASTSVLRRKYVATRRSVAEVLVRKIPDDQHNIEIRVAVLGGAEAGKSTLLGVLTQGEFDNGRGLARLIMFRHMHEIQSGRTSSISHETLGFDSEGTIINYKYNEMMTAEEISDRSTKLVTFMDLAGHRRYMRTTVQALLGYSPHYAMLVVSAGSGCTGTSKEHLSIVRALDMPFFIVVTKTDITSPDQTVQELRQLLTSVGCRKVPFIITNADEAISAASNQVSENVVPIFCVSNVTGAGLNLVTKFLYVLSPSISNLEKERLEQESSEFHIDEIFRVTEVGPVVGGLLVKGVLTENMQMKIGPLPDGSFHSVNVHTIHRNKAPCRVVRAGQSASLSFTPNQYLPQLRSGMALLADTGDPDDEPFGTLLFQAEVSVLFHATAIYVGFQTTIHIGSIRQTAIIRAIEEREKMGTNDSASVLFQFFGHPEYVRPGMRMLFREGTSKGIGVVTKVFPLNKSAG from the exons ATGAAGAAATTTCGAAAG AGCATGGATTGTGGACTCTTAAGTCTCTTCGATCCCGATGAGGGAATTCATGATATcgacaaaacaaataacaaccgTCCAACTCGGAGAAGTGAAGCAAAAAATCGCAAGTCCGTGGGAAAATCAAAAGTAAGCTCACATAAAAAGGGCAGTGATTGCGGGAGTGGCAGTAGCAGCGAAGGAGAATTAGATATGCagaataacaaaattattattgatttCGATCGTGGTATTTTGCCACCCGAACCGCAATTAGGAAATATTGAGTACAAACTAAAACTAATCAGTCCATCTAAGCATCGCTTTGAACACCTTGTTACACAAATGAAATGGAGACTTCGGGAAGGTAATGGTGAAGCAGTTTACGAAATAGGCGTATCTGACTCCGGGCATCTACACGGACTTAACGAAAAGGATATGAACGCTTCACTGAGCACACTTAAACAAATGGCCCAAAAGTTAGGCGCCAGTACCTCAGTTTTACGACGAAAGTATGTTGCTACACGTCGATCGGTGGCTGAGGTTTTAGTTCGCAAAATACCTGACGATCAACATAATATTGAGATTCGAGTTGCAGTGCTGGGTGGCGCCGAGGCTGGCAAATCCACACTGCTAGGTGTGCTTACACagggcgaatttgacaatggGCGTGGCTTGGCTCGGCTTATTATGTTTAGACATATGCACGAAATTCAATCGGGTCGCACTTCAAGCATATCACACGAGACTCTTGGATTCGATTCGGAG GGTACAATTATCAACTACAAATACAATGAAATGATGACAGCCGAGGAAATTAGCGATCGCTCTACAAAGTTGGTCACATTTATGGATTTGGCAGGTCATAGACGCTATATGCGAACAACAGTGCAGGCACTATTAGGCTATTCACCCCACTACGCTATGTTGGTCGTATCTGCTGGAAGCGGATGTACCGGCACTAGCAAGGAACATCTCTCTATTGTCCGCGCTTTGGATATGCCCTTCTTTATCGTGGTCACCAAGACGGATATTACTAGTCCGGATCAAACAGTGCAGGAGCTGCGCCAACTTCTTACTTCGGTAGGATGCCGAAAGGTGCCATTTATAATTACAAATGCAGATGAAGCTATCTCGGCAGCATCAAATCAGGTCTCGGAAAACGTTGTACCGATATTTTGCGTTTCAAACGTTACTGGTGCTGGACTCAATCTTGTTACAAAATTTCTCTACGTTCTATCGCCGAGTATAAGTAATCTTGAAAAAGAGCGTTTAGAACAAGAGTCGAGTGAATTTCACATAGACGAAATTTTTCGAGTAACCGAAGTTGGTCCTGTAGTTGGTGGCTTGCTAGTAAAAGGCGTGCTCACAGAAAATATGCAGATGAAAATTGGTCCCTTGCCAGACGGAAGCTTTCATTCCGTTAATGTACATACAATTCATCGAAACAAGGCACCGTGCCGTGTAGTGCGTGCGGGCCAAAGCGCTTCTCTATCTTTCACTCCCAATCAGTATCTTCCTCAGCTTAGAAGTGGTATGGCACTGTTGGCCGATACTGGTGATCCTGACGACGAACCATTCGGCACACTTTTATTCCAG GCTGAAGTGTCCGTCCTGTTTCATGCGACCGCAATTTACGTAGGTTTCCAGACCACTATACATATAGGCAGTATTCGTCAAACAGCAATTATACGAGCGATCGAAGAGCGTGAAAAGATGGGCACCAATGACAGCGCTTCAGTTTTGTTCCAATTCTTTGGACATCCTGAATATGTACGACCAGGCATGCGTATGCTATTTCGCGAGGGCACAAGTAAAGGAATTGGTGTAGTAACGAAAGTATTTCCTCTCAACAAATCCGCCGGGTAA
- the LOC128856002 gene encoding GTP-binding protein 2 isoform X4 has translation MDCGLLSLFDPDEGIHDIDKTNNNRPTRRSEAKNRKSVGKSKVSSHKKGSDCGSGSSSEGELDMQNNKIIIDFDRGILPPEPQLGNIEYKLKLISPSKHRFEHLVTQMKWRLREGNGEAVYEIGVSDSGHLHGLNEKDMNASLSTLKQMAQKLGASTSVLRRKYVATRRSVAEVLVRKIPDDQHNIEIRVAVLGGAEAGKSTLLGVLTQGEFDNGRGLARLIMFRHMHEIQSGRTSSISHETLGFDSEGTIINYKYNEMMTAEEISDRSTKLVTFMDLAGHRRYMRTTVQALLGYSPHYAMLVVSAGSGCTGTSKEHLSIVRALDMPFFIVVTKTDITSPDQTVQELRQLLTSVGCRKVPFIITNADEAISAASNQVSENVVPIFCVSNVTGAGLNLVTKFLYVLSPSISNLEKERLEQESSEFHIDEIFRVTEVGPVVGGLLVKGVLTENMQMKIGPLPDGSFHSVNVHTIHRNKAPCRVVRAGQSASLSFTPNQYLPQLRSGMALLADTGDPDDEPFGTLLFQAEVSVLFHATAIYVGFQTTIHIGSIRQTAIIRAIEEREKMGTNDSASVLFQFFGHPEYVRPGMRMLFREGTSKGIGVVTKVFPLNKSAG, from the exons ATGGATTGTGGACTCTTAAGTCTCTTCGATCCCGATGAGGGAATTCATGATATcgacaaaacaaataacaaccgTCCAACTCGGAGAAGTGAAGCAAAAAATCGCAAGTCCGTGGGAAAATCAAAAGTAAGCTCACATAAAAAGGGCAGTGATTGCGGGAGTGGCAGTAGCAGCGAAGGAGAATTAGATATGCagaataacaaaattattattgatttCGATCGTGGTATTTTGCCACCCGAACCGCAATTAGGAAATATTGAGTACAAACTAAAACTAATCAGTCCATCTAAGCATCGCTTTGAACACCTTGTTACACAAATGAAATGGAGACTTCGGGAAGGTAATGGTGAAGCAGTTTACGAAATAGGCGTATCTGACTCCGGGCATCTACACGGACTTAACGAAAAGGATATGAACGCTTCACTGAGCACACTTAAACAAATGGCCCAAAAGTTAGGCGCCAGTACCTCAGTTTTACGACGAAAGTATGTTGCTACACGTCGATCGGTGGCTGAGGTTTTAGTTCGCAAAATACCTGACGATCAACATAATATTGAGATTCGAGTTGCAGTGCTGGGTGGCGCCGAGGCTGGCAAATCCACACTGCTAGGTGTGCTTACACagggcgaatttgacaatggGCGTGGCTTGGCTCGGCTTATTATGTTTAGACATATGCACGAAATTCAATCGGGTCGCACTTCAAGCATATCACACGAGACTCTTGGATTCGATTCGGAG GGTACAATTATCAACTACAAATACAATGAAATGATGACAGCCGAGGAAATTAGCGATCGCTCTACAAAGTTGGTCACATTTATGGATTTGGCAGGTCATAGACGCTATATGCGAACAACAGTGCAGGCACTATTAGGCTATTCACCCCACTACGCTATGTTGGTCGTATCTGCTGGAAGCGGATGTACCGGCACTAGCAAGGAACATCTCTCTATTGTCCGCGCTTTGGATATGCCCTTCTTTATCGTGGTCACCAAGACGGATATTACTAGTCCGGATCAAACAGTGCAGGAGCTGCGCCAACTTCTTACTTCGGTAGGATGCCGAAAGGTGCCATTTATAATTACAAATGCAGATGAAGCTATCTCGGCAGCATCAAATCAGGTCTCGGAAAACGTTGTACCGATATTTTGCGTTTCAAACGTTACTGGTGCTGGACTCAATCTTGTTACAAAATTTCTCTACGTTCTATCGCCGAGTATAAGTAATCTTGAAAAAGAGCGTTTAGAACAAGAGTCGAGTGAATTTCACATAGACGAAATTTTTCGAGTAACCGAAGTTGGTCCTGTAGTTGGTGGCTTGCTAGTAAAAGGCGTGCTCACAGAAAATATGCAGATGAAAATTGGTCCCTTGCCAGACGGAAGCTTTCATTCCGTTAATGTACATACAATTCATCGAAACAAGGCACCGTGCCGTGTAGTGCGTGCGGGCCAAAGCGCTTCTCTATCTTTCACTCCCAATCAGTATCTTCCTCAGCTTAGAAGTGGTATGGCACTGTTGGCCGATACTGGTGATCCTGACGACGAACCATTCGGCACACTTTTATTCCAG GCTGAAGTGTCCGTCCTGTTTCATGCGACCGCAATTTACGTAGGTTTCCAGACCACTATACATATAGGCAGTATTCGTCAAACAGCAATTATACGAGCGATCGAAGAGCGTGAAAAGATGGGCACCAATGACAGCGCTTCAGTTTTGTTCCAATTCTTTGGACATCCTGAATATGTACGACCAGGCATGCGTATGCTATTTCGCGAGGGCACAAGTAAAGGAATTGGTGTAGTAACGAAAGTATTTCCTCTCAACAAATCCGCCGGGTAA
- the LOC128856002 gene encoding probable RNA-directed DNA polymerase from transposon BS isoform X1 codes for MPVYWSLVTSTWQVAHPEMNARDCYTTATLHPDASNAIVYSMSRETYSTFGFSNTDTIPYGTVALVPEDKYHPALACQLNLQPSLTPVGIPNYAFKKADYVSLNVFFMRTNWTDLYQQKSVDDKLRWLYNIIQEGVTQFVPVYFSKPSRSPPWFSRELTEKIILKKAAHAQYKKQKTRRNYTLFSNLRQECKNLCNKCYNAYVDRVEGSLKGDTKAFWKYIKDKKRGNSDIPASMVWDNQSASSGVEISNLFAQFFKSIYAPVSDDSVTLAHSHPYTQSVNLNDFEVTFDNVFKQLNSVDPSKGAGPDGLPNAFLKNCANGLCEPLTHIFQSSLQCGVFPTDWKLSYISPIHKEGPKNTVTNYRPICIQSALAKLFEKLILPKLSAAFDPIITTRQHGFISSRSTSTNLFAYTNYLLNSLNTNTCVHSIYTDFRKAFDRVDHDILLYKLRKYGVCGKALDWLRSYLAGRHLQVKVDGHLSDEYVANSGVPQGSHLGPILFSIFVNDIGNDFNSEYLLFADDLKVYRSITSVLDSHLLQQDVDNLSGWCARNKLDLNFKNCAVMCFSRSRTPLPAVYTLNGDKIREVDDIKDLGVTIDTKLTFHKHIDGITQRAFKILGFITRNSKDFKNPYSLICLFKTQVLPILEYGSIIWSPYTEAGITRLERVQRKLCKTLAFRHSSSTASTTEDIYIRYNINSLRARRRITDLAFFYKVVNGIIDAPEVRSSFDLAPAGLTLRNSRLLKTVATYKSYVYHGPCNRIAISVNSLHGVLDFYGGTYDTFLRNAKNIIL; via the coding sequence ATGCCAGTCTATTGGTCCTTGGTGACTTCAACATGGCAAGTAGCTCACCCAGAAATGAATGCACGAGATTGTTATACGACAGCTACTCTACATCCGGATGCAAGCAATGCAATCGTGTATTCAATGAGCAGGGAAACTTACTCGACTTTTGGCTTCAGCAACACTGACACAATCCCGTATGGAACTGTTGCTCTGGTTCCTGAGGACAAGTATCACCCGGCCCTAGCCTGTCAGCTCAACTTACAGCCTAGCTTAACACCGGTCGGTATCCCTAACTATGCTTTCAAGAAGGCGGACTATGTCAGCTTGAATGTCTTTTTTATGAGAACCAATTGGACAGATTTATACCAGCAAAAATCTGTTGATGATAAACTGCGTTGGCTCTACAACATTATTCAGGAAGGTGTTACCCAATTCGTGCCGGTTTACTTCAGCAAACCCAGTAGATCTCCACCTTGGTTTTCTAGGGAATTAACTGAGAAAATCATCCTGAAAAAAGCAGCGCACGCACagtataaaaaacagaaaaccagGCGAAACTACACACTCTTTAGTAACCTGAGGCAAGAGTGCAAAAATCTCTGCAACAAGTGTTATAATGCGTATGTTGATAGGGTAGAAGGGTCACTGAAAGGTGATACCAAGGCGTTCTGGAAGTATATCAAGGATAAGAAGCGAGGAAACAGTGACATTCCAGCATCCATGGTCTGGGATAATCAATCAGCATCAAGTGGCGTAGAGATCAGTAACTTATTTGCACAGTTCTTTAAAAGCATATATGCACCGGTGTCTGACGATAGCGTAACCCTAGCACACTCACACCCTTACACGCAATCGGTAAACCTAAATGACTTTGAGGTTACCTTTGACAATGTCTTCAAGCAACTGAACTCCGTAGATCCTAGTAAAGGTGCGGGACCTGATGGCCTACCGAATGCCTTTCTTAAGAACTGCGCCAATGGCCTCTGTGAACCGCTGACACACATTTTCCAATCGTCTCTGCAGTGTGGTGTTTTTCCTACAGACTGGAAACTCTCGTACATCAGCCCCATTCATAAAGAAGGTCCAAAGAATACAGTCACGAATTATCGGCCAATCTGCATTCAGTCGGCCTtggctaaactttttgaaaagctgATCCTACCAAAACTCTCTGCTGCTTTTGATCCAATCATTACCACAAGACAGCATGGTTTTATTAGTAGCCGTTCAACGTCAACTAACCTTTTCGCCTACACCAACTATCTACTGAACTCACTGAATACCAACACCTGTGTTCATAGCATCTATACTGACTTCAGAAAAGCGTTCGATCGAGTTGACCATGACATCTTGCTATACAAGCTCAGGAAATATGGCGTCTGCGGCAAAGCGTTAGACTGGCTTAGGTCATATCTAGCTGGTAGGCACCTGCAGGTCAAAGTGGATGGCCACCTATCCGATGAATATGTGGCTAACTCGGGTGTTCCGCAAGGTTCTCACCTCGGTCCGATTCTTTTCAGCATATTCGTGAATGATATTGGTAACGACTTCAACTCGGAATACCTACTCTTTGCAGACGATCTTAAAGTTTATCGATCAATCACTAGTGTGCTGGATAGTCATCTACTACAACAGGACGTCGATAATCTCTCTGGCTGGTGTGCAAGGAACAAACTGGATCTCAACTTTAAAAATTGTGCTGTGATGTGCTTCTCGAGATCGCGCACTCCCTTACCTGCAGTGTACACACTCAATGGTGATAAAATAAGGGAGGTGGATGACATCAAAGACCTCGGTGTCACGATTGACACAAAACTAACTTTCCACAAGCATATAGACGGAATAACTCAGAGAGCTTTTAAGATACTCGGTTTTATAACTAGGAATAGTAAGGACTTCAAGAATCCCTACTCCCTGATTTGTCTTTTCAAAACTCAAGTTCTTCCAATACTGGAGTACGGATCCATAATCTGGTCTCCATACACTGAAGCAGGCATTACTAGACTTGAAAGAGTGCAGCGTAAGCTCTGCAAGACCTTAGCCTTCCGACATTCATCATCAACCGCTTCAACTACAGAAGATATCTACATTCGGTACAACATCAACAGTCTGCGGGCTCGCCGACGCATAACTGATCTGGCGTTCTTCTATAAAGTGGTAAATGGTATTATTGATGCCCCGGAAGTACGCAGCTCCTTCGATCTTGCCCCGGCTGGTCTCACTCTTAGGAATAGTCGTCTACTGAAAACAGTCGCTACTTACAAAAGCTACGTCTATCACGGCCCGTGCAATAGAATAGCCATCAGTGTCAACTCACTTCATGGTGTTCTCGACTTCTATGGTGGAACCTACGATACTTTTCTGCGAAATGCCAAAAATATCATCCTATAG
- the LOC128856005 gene encoding evolutionarily conserved signaling intermediate in Toll pathway, mitochondrial, with product MLRQLSNLLRGQLKSNGNSFKIFTATSCMECSRGFYCTKATNGGDGQSNSNTSGDGEKQKIRKPPLPAVQNPFANVTNKTRESYLVMLELFTERDVHRRNHVEFIYAALRNMADFGVEHDIEVYKALINVMPKGKFIPNNVFQAEFMHYPKQQQCIIDLLEQMEDLGVIPDYEMEAMLLNIFGRRGHPLRKYWRMMYWMPKFKNLSPWPLPNPVPDDTLEIAKIAIERMCTVDVRSKVSLYETKTVKDAIDDTWIVSGMSVEQSQLLRVHERHKAIYIEGPFLIWLRNRSINYFTLRADPDPDFLQSLQEDQEDTDDVSKLGTPFFGTAMPRPQNQVGKHRSVHQQEDGTIFAICATGTSTKDSLLSWIRLLEINGNPALGEIPVLFRFTSAVAARAIEIESPMKSDKDNESPSKTVSD from the exons ATGCTGCGTCAACTTTCAAATTTACTTAGAGGGCAATTAAAAAGTAATGGTAACTCCTTCAAGATTTTTACTGCCACATCGTGCATGGAATGTAGCCGTGGATTTTATTGCACAAAAGCTACGAATGGAGGTGATGGACAAAGTAACAGCAATACTAGTGGAGATGGGGAAAAGCAGAAAATACGTAAACCCCCGCTACCAGCAGTTCAAAATCCTTTCGCCAACGTAACAAACAAAACTAGAGAGTCGTACCTGGTTATGTTGGAACTATTCACTGAGCGTGACGTTCACCGTCGCAATCATGTTGAGTTTATATATGCTGCTCTCCGCAATATGGCTGATTTTGGTGTGGAACACGATATAGAAGTGTATAAAGCTCTAATCAACGTTATGCCCAAAGGAAAGTTTATACCCAACAATGTTTTTCAAGCTGAATTCATGCATTACCCCAAGCAACAGCAGTGCATAATAGATTTGTTAGAACAAATGGAAGATTTGGGTGTAATTCCTGATTACGAAATGGAGGCTATGCTGCTGAATATATTTGGACGTCGAGGGCATCCGTTACGAAAGTACTGGCGTATGATGTACTGGATGCCCAAGTTTAAGAATTTATCGCCATGGCCGCTACCTAACCCAGTTCCAGATGATACACTGGAGATTGCTAAGATAGCCATAGAACGGATGTGCACAGTCGATGTACGGTCAAAGGTTTCGCTATACGAAACTAAAACTGTGAAAGATGCCATTGATGACACTTGGATTGTAAGTGGAATGAGCGTGGAGCAGTCTCAGCTCTTACGTGTTCATGAGCGCCACAAAGCCATCTACATAGAAGGCCCGTTTTTGATTTGGTTGCGAAATCGCTCTATTAACTACTTTACTTTACGTGCTGATCCAGATCCAGATTTCCTACAGAGTCTACAAGAAGATCAAGAAGATACAGATG ATGTTTCAAAATTAGGGACGCCTTTCTTTGGCACAGCGATGCCACGACCTCAGAATCAAGTTGGTAAACACCGTTCAGTTCATCAGCAAGAAGACGGTACAATATTCGCCATATGCGCCACGGGTACTTCAACCAAAGATTCGTTACTATCCTGGATACGATTGCTGGAGATTAACGGAAACCCAGCGTTGGGGGAAATACCAGTACTATTTAGGTTTACATCTGCTGTCGCGGCGAGAGCAATTGAGATAGAGAGTCCAATGAAATCAGACAAAGACAACGAAAGTCCAAGCAAAACAGTTTCCGATTAA